A window from Salvia miltiorrhiza cultivar Shanhuang (shh) chromosome 2, IMPLAD_Smil_shh, whole genome shotgun sequence encodes these proteins:
- the LOC131007563 gene encoding uncharacterized protein LOC131007563 — translation MDQDEIRRLVDKLKLEEEADASIVNLSQTLSENLRQNTKLCLVGKVFAGHQISRELIANHLPNILQAKQRVDIEIVGANIFVALFASVLDKKHALLGGPWHLFQDLLLFKELEGFQNPADVRFDEFTGWVQCHNLPIACMHPDVVRRIGEQIGFVEEIDMGVGGLCMGRFARVRVRWQLENPLKRCVRIVPDGEMEGAIVLLLYDKLPNFCFACGKIGHLVRFCEDTKVDKGGDLKFGTWLMAAKPQETRRKLAMGNLPRKDGINKSHSTNDTCGPTERRVTKPTVSVNSRPIDEPRRVEGRGGKETVQEDSSSVRQGLGAEGARVQDKEKENSDVSTGVCGKKMHKVGAGGDKGKEGGRSSEGKVGGGRGELEGAMRCLEGREGVGGADEGVRDSSVGRVFKGWGMVRVKKWMLTRGCWSLWEGNVKGARVMAQSLGSRQRNLIAQWILLRICWQ, via the coding sequence AGGCGGACGCGAGTATTGTGAATCTATCACAAACTTTGTCAGAAAATTTACGGCAAAATACGAAGCTTTGTTTGGTGGGGAAGGTGTTCGCGGGGCATCAGATTAGTCGGGAGTTAATTGCGAATCATTTACCAAACATTCTCCAAGCGAAACAACGTGTGGATATTGAGATAGTGGGGGCGAATATCTTTGTTGCTTTATTTGCTTCTGTGTTGGACAAGAAGCATGCGTTACTTGGAGGACCATGGCATCTATTTCAGGATTTATTGTTGTTCAAGGAGTTGGAGGGTTTTCAGAACCCGGCAGATGTCCGTTTTGATGAGTTTACGGGATGGGTGCAATGTCATAATTTGCCTATAGCGTGTATGCATCCGGATGTGGTCCGTCGGATAGGTGAACAGATTGGGTTTGTTGAAGAGATCGATATGGGAGTAGGGGGCTTGTGCATGGGACGGTTTGCACGGGTACGTGTGCGATGGCAGCTGGAGAACCCTCTTAAAAGGTGCGTTCGCATAGTGCCAGATGGAGAGATGGAGGGGGCTATTGTGTTACTCCTTTATGATAAGCTTCCCAATTTTTGTTTTGCGTGTGGGAAGATTGGACATCTTGTTCGTTTTTGCGAGGATACAAAGGTGGATAAGGGTGGGGATCTTAAGTTTGGAACTTGGCTTATGGCCGCTAAACCTCAGGAGACACGGAGGAAATTGGCTATGGGGAATTTACCACGTAAGGACGGCATCAATAAATCTCACTCTACGAATGATACTTGTGGACCTACTGAGCGTCGGGTCACAAAACCGACGGTTAGCGTTAACTCGAGGCCTATTGATGAGCCTCGACGGGTGGAGGGGAGGGGGGGAAAGGAGACTGTACAGGAGGATTCCTCTAGCGTTAGACAGGGGTTGGGGGCTGAGGGAGCAAGAGTGCAGGATAAGGAGAAAGAGAATAGTGATGTTTCTACGGGTGTTTGTGGCAAGAAGATGCATAAGGTGGGGGCAGGAGGTGATAAGGGTAAAGAGGGAGGGAGGAGTTCTGAAGGGAAGGTAGGGGGTGGAAGAGGAGAGCTAGAGGGGGCAATGAGGTGTTTGGAGGGCAGGGAGGGAGTGGGAGGGGCGGACGAGGGGGTGAGAGACAGTTCAGTCGGGAGGGTTTTCAAGGGGTGGGGGATGGTGAGGGTGAAGAAGTGGATGTTAACCAGAGGGTGTTGGAGTCTCTGGGAAGGAAACGTAAAGGGGGCCCGAGTGATGGCGCAGAGCTTGGGATCCCGGCAAAGAAACTTAATCGCGCAGTGGATATTACTGAGAATATGTTGGCAATAA